The genome window GACACTCGATGAAATTTGCAAAAAATTTGGGATTAATCAAGAGGATGATACTGAAAATGAGGTAGCGATCGCCAGTTAAACCATTGAGAGGACAACATCACAATCTTCTACTATACTCTAAATTTGGGAGGAGCCGTTGGTGACTTCAATATTAATCAAAGATTTAGCAACCGAATTAGAGCTTTTCACCGAAGATCCCGTGGAAAGATTTATTACCAGCGGGGTAAGTTGGGAACAGTACGAACAACTACTGACTCAACTCGGAGATAGTCCTTGGTATCGGGTTACTTATTTAGATGAAGTGCTGGAAATTATGGCCCCAAGTCGCCGTCACGATCGAGATAAAACCAATATCGGGATGCTGCTAGAAGCGTATTTTCAAGAAACACGGACTCGGTTTTGGGGGTTGGGTTCAACTACCTTCCGCATTCAAGCAAAAAAGGGCGGTACAGAACCTGATGAGTGCTATTGTATCGGTACTGAAAAAGAATTTCCTGATTTAGCGATCGAGGTTGTACTCAGCAGTGGCGGCCTGGACAAGTTAGCAGTTTACAAAAAGCTCGGAATCAGAGAGGTTTGGTTCTGGAAAAATCGTCGCTTTGAGGTTTATCATCTTCGGGGAGAGGAATATGAAAAAATGCAGCAAAGCGAGTTGTTGCCGAATTTGGATTTATCACTGATTGCACGGTATGTACAACGGCCTGACCCCCTTGAGGCGGTGTTGGAGTTTCGAGAAAGAGTTAGAGAAAATTTAGGGGGAAGTTGAGATTTAATATCGCTGTTTACTACCAAACATCTCCCTCAATATCCTCAAGCGACAACTTTTTACCTTTTTCAATTATTCTTTAATTTGAGCGATAATTTCTTGTAATTCTGGATTAGCGATGGATGACACTAACTGGGAATCCGCACCAGCCAAAGCAGCGCGCAACTTTTCCGAAGTCAGTGCGGGATATTTCTCTAACACCTGCTGTTGAGTCCATCCCGCAGCAAAGAGCCCCAGCAAAAATTCTACAGACAATCGAGTTTCTGGCGCTGCAGGTTGACTTGTGGAAGCTTTCGGGTTTGGATGAATGAGCTTTCGCCAGTCCATTGTTTTACTTAAACGATTGGGGAAGATTCCGCCGATTATACTGCATTCGGACACAGTAGAAACACGGGTATCGTTGACTGACTTTGTAACAGTGCCACCGCAGGTGATACCATTTTAGATTTCAGATTCTAGATTTTAGATTGGGAATCACTGATGGCTTAAGGGTTTGGAGTTTGGCTAGAGTCGCATTTTTTTTGGACTGGTGTCATTTCGCGGTTTTGCGATTAAATTGTTATTACGATCGCAGTACAGCACTTTCTTATAGACTAGAGTAATGGGGTAGCGACGGGGCGATCGCCCTTTTTCATTTTGTCCGTTTCAATACCAAACTGCGTAAGCGTTGCCCGCCCTACGGGGGCTACGCCAACGAAGAGGATCGCGCTAAATCTGAACCCACTGTCTAACGAACTGTGCAACCCACTGTGCAACCCACAATACAACTACTTTAACTTCTTAAAACTATGGGAAAAAAGTCGAAAGCCAAAAAATCCCAGGTCAAAAAATCCAGTTTGCTCTGCCAGCGACTCCAAGAAGCTCTCGATCGAGGCAGCAAAGTTTGGATTAAAACAAATAATAGCAGTTTCGGCGGCATCCCGATTAATTTGTTCGGGGAGTTTGCGGAACTTTTGGTGATAGTTCCCCCTAACGAACAGGCGGAAAATATCGATGCTTACGGACAAGTTACGTGGCTGATTCGACTCTCTGATATTATTGCACTTGCTTACCCTACTGAATACTGGTCTAAAGATAGATTAGAAAGTTTGCTGCCACCTGATGCAGTTACTTCCGAAGTAGGAGATTAACTGTAAGGTGCACGTGGTGCACCCTACTTTGAGCCGATTTGTATTCTGTAAGGTGCGCCCAGCGCACCTTAAACTTACTATTGTCTAAACTATTTTACCAGCGATAATCTACACTGCTCCGACCAATTTTTATCACTTTAATTAGTTGTTGCAAGCTGAAAGCTGGATTTTACAACTGCCGCCCTCTAGTTCGCTGCAACCGGCAAGAGCTTGAGCTTCTGCTGCGGCTTTATCGTCGCCCCAGCCCGCACCTGCTCCTCCTTTGCCTACTGCGATCGCTCCACAATTATTACTATTAGATGTCAGGGGTTCGCAGTCGTTCGCACCTCCGCTTTGTTGATTGCAAGCGGCTACTGCTGCGTTTAGTGCTTCTTTCTCTGTAGCATGATCCCAACTAATACCAGTGGCATCAGAAGTCGGAGAATAAGCAGTAGCTCCATAGGTGTTTTGAGCTTTAGCTACATGGACTGAGCCAAAAAGAGGAAGTGTCAAAGCTGTGACTACAACCCACTTAGAAAAAAGTTTTTGCAGCATATTTACTTAAGATATTTACAAAGTTAAGTTGCGAGGTTCGCTCGATATTAGATCGAGGCATTAATTCCTGTCAATAGTGTTGAAAAATCTTTAGATTTTCTTAAACCAAAAGTGTCTTCTGTAACAAAAAGTAAGATGACCAAGAATTTCAAAGGTGGTACCCGCCACGCGATCGATCCGTGGAATCAATCCCAAATCGAAAATCGAAAATCCTCAAGAAAGAGCATTTATCTCGCGCAAGTCAATCTAAAATCTAAAATCTAAAATCTAAAATCGATTGACGGAGGTCAATTCAGTGGCAGATATCCGCAAAATCCTCAGCCAACTAGCTGCCCAAGAAGCGCACCTACTAGATACCCAATTCCTGGCTCCCTGCGTGTCCGGGGGAAGCGTGCGGATACGGGTTAGCTCAATGGTTTATACTTTTTTACCCCAGCCGCGCAACTTTGAAGGATGGGCTATTTTTAGGCCGATTAATGAGAAAATTGCTGCGGTAATTGAGGAGCCGAGCTTGGCGCAAGTGGCCGAGTATTTGCAACTGCTCGTACCCGTTCGCTTGCACTTGGCTTGCGTGCTGCAAGGGCAAACGTGGCTGGCTTATCCTGTTAACGAATCTGATGCTAAACAGCGCACGGGTGTTGCGAAACCCGTACCAGTGCATTTAGTAACAGAAAGTTCGCAGTTTGAGCCGATTGTTGCGCGCTGGGACGGTCATTGTTTGTGGTTTGAAGAGATTGACAGGCGCGCCGATCCGCTGCCCTCTGAGAAGTTGAAAGCAGCTTTAAAAAAGTTGATTTTGCCTCAAGAAGTTCGCTTTAAAGGGATGACGCCGGAAATGCGAACTGTTTACGAATTGGTGTCCCGAAATATTAAAGATTTCGATCCGAAAGTGCGGGAAGAAAAGCGCTTGCAGCGGGCGTTGAAAATGGGGGGCGGTGAATTGCGGGATTTTTTCGATCGCGAAAATTATTGGCTGGTTGAATGGACTAGCGGAACGGGAGAACACCACACTTCTGCGATCGCCAAAAATGACTTGACAGTTATGAGTGCGGGCATTTGTCTCAGCGGATTGGACAAAGACTTCGACTTGCATTCATTGGTTGGAGTCGTCGAAAATCGCTAATTCTTGATTACCATGAGTATATTTTTTCACGAACAACTTTACAGAAGTGCCGCAGTGATGTCGCAGATCGAAAATTTCCCGGTAACGGTTTGCGGCGCGGGTGCTTTGGGTGCGAATATTACAGAAAGTCTGGCGCGATCGGGCTTTTGTCAGTTAAAAGTCATCGATCGCGATCGCATCGAGGAACGCAACCTTTCCACTCAACCCTATTATCGATCGGACATCGGCGCATTCAAAGCCAAAATTCTCGCCAACAACCTCTACCGCGCTTTGGGAGTCAGCATTGAGGCGCACTCAAAAGAATTGACACCCGCAAATGCCGATCGGCTGCTTGCCAACAGCGCCACAGTCATCGATACTTTTGATAACAGTGTCGGGCGGCAAGCAGTCAAGGATTACTGTGCGAGTGTCTCCCTTCCCTGCGTGCACGTCGGATTAGCTGCCGATTACTCCGAAATAATTTGGAACCAACACTATCGGGTTCCTTCAGCGGCGAATGATGACGTTTGCGATTACCCGCTGGCGAGAAACTTGGTAATGCTGACAGTTGCAGTTGCCTGCGAAGTAATTGTTACCTTTGCTGCTACCAAAGAGCAACAAAATTTAACTTGCACGATCGGAGATTTTGCAGTAAAGCCACTTATATTGTAGAATGTCGGTTGACTGTTGCCAGAAACCCGGTGAATCGAGATTGGATGCCCCATCCCAGAAACCCGGTTTCTCACTCTCAAACAATCGTCAAAATTGCAAAAAACGCTTGAGAAAATTAACAGGGAAACTATGTCCGAACAAGTTTGTACTGGTACTATTTCACTAGAATGCAAGCCAAAACCGCCCCCTCCTCCGCCTCCGCCTCCGCCTCCGCCTAAGCCTCCGCAGTCGCCTTTTTTGATTTTACTAGCAATTCTAGTTCTCTTGATTTTGACTGGCATCGGTGGCGGAGCATATACTTCTTCATCAAGTGACGCAATTTGCGCGCCGCACGATGATTGCAACGAACCAGAATTCAGACCCCATAAAAGGATTTTAAAACACGGATCGAGAGGGGCAGATGTGAAGAAACTGCAAAAGTTGTTGAACGCGCGGGGCTTGTCCCCACACCCGATCGTAATTGATGGCGTGTTCGGCCCGACAACTCTCACAGCAGTGAAGAAATTTCAGCGGCAAAATCACCTTCATGTAGACGGAGTTGTGGGAGGCAAAACTTGGGACAGACTGTTTGCTAGTTCGTAACTTTAAGCACCGGACAACAAATGTTCCTAAGTCATCATTGCTAATCATTAATTCCTGCGGTTTTTAGTTGTGCAGATAGCGCATTTTGTGCTACTACAGACACAGAAGCTGCAATCAAAAATCAATCGTCTATAGCAATCCTAAATCAGCCGCCAAATCGAGCGAGACCAGAATCCTTGCAGTGCGAGCATCTAGCTCGCATATAATGCAAGCAAATCATTTAGGATTGCTATACTAGATTGCTAATGAATGAAGTTTGAGATTTTTGGTTTGGTCGATCGAATGAAAAATTAACAGGGAAAATATGGCAGGATCGCAGACTTTTTATTATTTACTAGCAATTCTCGCTCTATTAGTTTTGACGGGGACAAGTAGAGCAAACTATGCAGCGGGTTCCGCAGTTTGCTACACTGATGATTGCCATCAACCAGTAGTCAGACACCATAAAAGGATTTTAAAATGCGGCTCGAAAGGGCACGATGTGAAGAAACTGCAAAAGTTGTTGAACGCGCGGGGCTTGTCCCGACACCCGATCGTAATTGATGGCGTTTTCGGTCCGACAACCGAAGATGCAGTGAAAAGATTTCAGCGACAAGCAGATATTCCTGTAGACGGAGTTGTGGGAGGCAAAACTTGGGACAGACTGTTTGCTAGTTTGTAACTTTAAGCACCGGACAACAAAAGTTCCTAAGTCAGTCGATTTTAGATTTTAGATTTGAGATTTTAGATTTACTCGATAACAGATGAATCTGGAAGCTTAAACTCTGTAATCTAATTTTTTTCTCGACCCTCGATCGCGTCGGAAAGCAAGTACCTGTGTTTGGGTGGAGTCAGTCGATTTTAGATTTTAGATTTGAGATTTTAGATTTACTCGATAACAGATGAATCTGGAAGCTTAAACTCTGTAATCTAATTTTTTTTCTCGACCCTCGATCGCGTCGGAAAGCAAGTACCTGTGTTTGGGTGGAGTCATCTTTGGTAATAATTAATCCCTGGATTTGTAGTTGCACATCAAGTAGATTTTGTGCAACTACAGATACCTAAATTGCCATCCAAAATCAATCGCCTACTAGATTGCTAATGAATGAAGTTTTAGATTTTTGGTTTGGTCGATCGCAATCTCCTGAGTTTGGCAAAGTCCACAAGAAATGGTTTGAAAAAGATGCGGATTTTGATGCAGAAGTGCGATCGCGCTTTATGCAGCAATACGAACTCGCCGCCTCCGGTCAACTCGACTCCTGGCACGATTCCCCCGAAAATTGCCTAGCATTAATTATACTGCTCGATCAATTTCCGCGTAATATGTTTCGCGGAACGCCCCAAGCATTCGCCACAGACAGCAAAGCTTTAGCCACCGCTGAATACGCTGTTAATCATAACTTCGATCGCGAATTGCTGACTGTACAAAAATTGTTTATTTATCTCCCTTTTCAACACAGCGAAAACTTAGAACACCAGCAAAAATCTGTCCAACTATTTCGCCAACTCAGCGGCGAACCTGACAGCGATTCACTCATTGAATACGCGATGCAGCATTTAGAACCCACATTCCGCACCCTCAACTGGCACACACGCAGTTGGGGTGCCCCGTCCGAGTCGATCAGTCGGCTCTAGATGAGTAGAAATACTCTCGCCTGCCGTGTCAGGTGATCGAGCAAGCGATCGATTCAGTTGGAAAATGTACGAGCGTGTAAATTAACAACAAAAACCAATTATCCCCCGTGCGACGCGGAGGATAAAAATAGTCTAAACTCAAGTAGCAAACAATTCGCTCGATCGAATGAAACCCGTGCATCAAGCAACTGAACTCGCCGTCTCTAACCTCGACCATCTTGGTTTAATAGCAGGTCTAGTTGATGAAATAGAAATTGTCCAAAAAATCAATGAGTTAGTAGGGGAACAACCGGGTGAGATTGTCAGTCCAGGTCTAGCAGTCAAAGCAATGATTATCAATGGGTTAGGGCTTGTTTCCGCTCCATTATACTTATTTCCTAAATTTTTTGAAGGCAAAGCGCTCGAACATTTAATGGGTGAAGGTATTCAAGCATCACACCTGAATGAATACCGTTTAGGTAGAGTATTAGACAAGCTATATTTAGCAGGCAGCAGCCAAATATTTACAACTATTGCCGCTTCAGCAGCTCAAAAATTTGAGCTCGATACAGAGACATCCCATTTAGATTCAACTTCCTTTCACCTGCATGGCAAATACGAATCCGAGCTACCATCTGTATCTGTTATCGAGCCAGAAACGGCGCTAGATAGCGAAGATAGCGAAGATAGCGAGTCAACTAAACCCGTGTCATCTGCCGTGCCAATTAAGATTACCTACGGCTACTCCCGCGATCGCAGACCCGACTTAAAACAATTCATTTTAGATTTAATTTGTAGTAGCGATGGAGATGTACCGCTATTTTTACGGGTGGGTTCGGGAAATGAATCAGATCGAGCCATATTCGCATCAATTCGTCAGGAGTTTAAACAACAGTTAAACCTTGACAGTTTAATGGTTGCAGATAGTGCATTATATTCAGCTCCTAACTTAGAAATGTTAACCAATTTAAGATGGTTAACCCGCGTACCGTTGAGTATCAAGCAAGCGCAGCAACTGGTATCTCAGTTAAATGAAGCAGAATTTACCCCCAGTTCTGTGAGTGGATATAGCTGGTCAGAACACAAAAGTAATTATGGTGGAATTGAACAAAGATGGCTAGTAGTAGAGAGCAGTTTGCGACGCGATTCAGACCGAACAAAAACTCGAAAAAAAACTCAAAAAAGCCCAGGCTGAAGCTGAGAATAAACTGCAAGAACTCTCAAAAATTGAATTTGCTTGTGCCGCCGACGCTGCCGCCGCAGCTCATCGCTTATCCAAACAACTAAAATTTTACAATATCACCCAAGTTAGTAGCAAAGAAATTACAGTAAAGACTAATACTAACGATCCAAATGCTCGCGAGAAATCCAGCTCGAAACAGAGATTTAAAGTTCAAGCAAAACTGGAACCAGATACAGGTGCGATCGCCAAAGAAACCAAAGCCTGTGGCAGGTTTATTCTCGCCACTAATGTGCTGGAAACTCAGCAATTAGAGCCTGACGATATGATTGTGAAATACAAAGAACAGCAGTCAGCAGAAAGAGGGTTTGGGTTCTTGAAAGATCCGCTGTTTTTTACGGACAGTGTATTTCTCAAGTCGCCGGAAAGAATCGAAGCTTTGGCATTGGTAATGGGTTTGTGTTTGTTAGTCTATACTTTAGGTCAAAGGTTACTGCGTCACAGTTTGCAACGCACTAATTCCCAATTGAAAAATCAGTTGGGCAAACAAACTAATCGACCGACGCTCCGTTGGATTTGCCAGATATTTCAATCAATTCATCTGGTGAGCCTACAAGGGATTCAACAAATTTCTAATTTAACAGCCGAGCGAATGGCTATATTGAACTTGCTGCCGCTCTCCTGTAAGTCTTATTATTTATTAATCTGAGATCGAGCAGTTTGTTTGATGAGCAAAACTGACAGAAATTTCATAAATATTTGATTCAGTAGTGATGTGTAATTATCAGGCTGCTGGAAATATCTGCTGTCGATTAATAGTTAATTATGACGGATGAAGGTGTTGTTAGATATCGAGAATCTAGGATTTGCCCGAAAGCAGTTAATTTTCAACTTGCCCCAACAGGTCGATGCGATTGTGACCCAACAGGTCGCGGGTATTTTTGATTATTATCTCGGACGAGAGACTCGGACGGAGCACCCCAACTGCGTGTGTGCCAGTTGAGGGTGCGGAATGTGGGTTAGAAATAATCCAGCGTTTTGGGAGATTTCCGCACCGCAATGAAATTCTCGGACGCGAAACAACTCCCGAAGAAGCAGAGTTTCTGAGACAACCCGGTTCGGGATTTTAAAGCGCGATCGCAAAACATCGATCGTTCTGATATATTCGAGGCTTGTAGAGGCAGTTTTAGGCCGCAATCAGAACCAACAGCAGACAAACTCTCTACAAAACCAGCCCCAAGCCAGCGACTCTCAAATTGAATAGTGCAATTAAAAAACAAGATAAATTGCCGATTCAACAAAAAGCATAGGAGGGTGAAGAATGTATCTATCGCCCAATCGTCAGCCGCGATACTGCACCCGATAAATCCGGTTGTTCGCTTCCTCGGTAAACAGCAAACTCCCGTCAGGTAAAACCAGCAAACCAACCGGCCTCCCCCAAGTTTTCGGGCCCGACGGATCTGTGAGAAAACCAGTCAGAAAATCCTCATAATAACCTTGAGGGCGTCCGTTCGCCGCATTAAAAGGTACAAACACGATTTTATAACCAGTTCCAGCGTTCCGGTTCCAACTGCCGCGAAACGCCACAAAGGCCCCGTTGAGAAATCTTTTGGGAAACGTTTTGCCGTCGTAAAACTGAAGCCCCAAAGCCGCCGAGTGCCCCTGAAACAGCACGTCTGGCGTTAATGTTTTAGCAGCTAAATCAGGTCGATCGCTATTGCCGTTTCTGGCGTGGCGCGGGTCGAGCAAATTCGGCTTAAAATAAACGTAAGGCCAGCCGTAAAACTCGCCTTGACGAATCCTTGTCAAGTAATCCGGCACCAAATCATCTCCCAAACCGTCGCGTTCGTTGACTGTTGTGTAGAGTTGATTGGTTTTTGGGTGAAAATCCAATCCCACCGGATTTCGCAAACCCGAAGCAAAAATTTGCTTGTTCTGGCCGTCCAAATTCATCACTTGAACAGACGCCCTCGGCAGCGGTTCGACATCGGCATTAGACTGCGATCCAACTGATACGAAAAGCTTGCTATTGTCGGGGGAAACGACAACATTTCGCGTCCAGTGTTGGTTGTAGCCGCCGCCCGGTAAATCGGCAATTTTTTGACCAGTACCTGTCAATTGTTCCTGCCCTTTTGTGTAGGGAAATCGGCGGACTTCAGCGGTATTTCCGAGGAAAAAATAGCGATCGGAAAAAGCCATGCCAAAGGGAATATTTAACCCGTTTTGGGCACTTGCAAAAGTTTTGCGAACCTCAGCAACGCCGTCGCCGTTGGCATCCCGCAACAGGGTAATCCGATTCTGCCGGGTTTCTGTTACCAAAACATCGCCTGTCGGCGTCAAAGCCAGCCATCGGGGAGCGTCTAAATTGTCAGCAAAAACGTTGACGACAAAGCCAGGAGGCACTCGCAGGACTGGCGATGCGGGAATCGGTACTACTTGAGGAGGTTTTGAGGCGCTTTCGCTGGCTCCTGGCTGCGGCAAAGCAGTTGCAACAATACGGATGGGCTGCGGCGACAGCGGTTTGGTCGGTACAATTTGATTTGTCCCAACATTTGTCAGCGGTGCACGGGAAGGAATTTGCGACAGGGGGCCGCTGTCGCCCACAGCAGGCGCGATCGCATCTGTAGCTCGATCGCACGCAATCACCGGCAACAGCAGAATTAGCAGCAAGAAACGCAAGTAATACATAGCAGCGATTTCTCAACAATTGCTGGACAATTCTATTATTCTAACTGCTATGAAACAGCTAAGCCACCGCCGGCGCGGTGGCTTAATTCCATTTACCGATACCCGTTGCAAACAAGAATGCAAGTGTAGGCCTGTGTTCCAAACCTTGAGCTCGATCGATTTTAGATTTTAGATTTTAGATTTTAGATTTTAGATTTTAGATTTTAAATTTTAGATTGAAGAAAGCGACCCCACGAATGAATCCGGGGGCCCCGGACTAAATTGCTTGATTGCCATTCCCAATCTTCAATCGAAAATCGAAAATCTAAAATCGAAAATCGTATAACCTAACTCTACCAAAGTCCTCTCACAGGAGCCGGACGGGGAGCCGGAGCCGGAATGGGACGGGGAGCCGGAATCGGAGCCGGAGCCGGACGGGGAGCCGGACGAGGAGCCGGACGCGGTGGCGGTTCTGGAGCCGGACGCGGTGCCGGTGCTGGGGTTGCGGGACGAGCAACCGTTGTGGCTACCACCTTATAATCGGGGATCACCGCGATATTTTGTATCTGATCTCCGGCGACGGTGGCTCTGACTTTCATTCCCGGTACTAAGCCAATAATTCTCAGGACGCATCTTTGAATCCTGAGAGTCCTGTACGGCGCGTTTTCTTCGCGAATAGTTACTACGTCGCCGACAATACTTTTGACAAAACCGATAATGGTTCGAGAGTTTGCTGTTGTGGTGGTCTGCGTTTGGGCTATTTGAGTTGCAGGGTTAGCCATCGCAGGATGTACTGAGACCGCCGAAATTAGCACCGACAGTGTTGCACCTGTCAATAATTTGATGTTCTGAAGACGCATTGAAACCTCACATTAACTGCTATTCAGGGTCGGGTTTGCTTCCGCTGCGCGAAAGTCCCAACCTCTATACCTAATCCAGTTTAATCCCCAGAGTAGGAAATTTATGACAATCTCAAAAAAAGATTATCGAACAAGTTTTGAAAGACTAAATTTTACATCATAAGTTCCCCATTTACAACAAGTTCAGCGGTTTGCATCTCTAGAGTGTTGCCGTGATATATTGAGTTTATTCGATCGACCGTTGCAGTTTTTTTCCGCCCACCTAACTGTTGCTGGGGGGAACTCTACCCAGAGACAGATTGTGCTTGCCGGATACAGCAGCGCCTTAGTTTGAATACTCGATCGCCTGTCGGCTATGGCTAAAAAATCAAATTAGTCGGAGGTAAAATTTAATCATTTTTTGGCAAGATTTACGCATAAACCGGGTTCGATCACGACCTTCTATTGCGTAACTCCACTGAGCCGGTGATAAAAACCTTGTTTTTTTCTTAGTATTATTGCCTAAGCTTTGTGTTGAGTTACAAGCGATCGGTGGTGGAATTTCAACTAAAAACTGTGCAGCGCAGTTGCCGTCAAAAATCAATCTCTAAATTTTTACGATCGGGTGCGGTTGGCGGATAATTAGATAGGAACGTTGTAGGAACTGCTGGTGAGGAGTCTAGCGAACAAAACAATGGTGAACAGCAAATTTTTGTTTAACAAGTTAATTGTACTGAGCTTGAGTGCAGCGGCGCTGTCGGTGGGCATCCAGCAGCAGGCCACTGCCGAAGTGGTGGCTAATTCAAGTAATAGTGCGATCGCAGCACAGCGGCCCACATCCGAGACACAATTGCCGAATCTCGGAACCCCAGAACTGCCGCCCTTGGGAGAACCATTTCGTTATATTCCCCAGGAACCAAAGCCTGCCGTAAATCCTATTGAGGAAGTGCATTTAGTGCTGAAATTGCGAGAACGCCGCGTCTATGTTTACCGACAAAATAAGGTGCAAACCAGTTTCCCGGTTGCTGTGGGAAAAGGCGGGTGGGAAACTCCTACAGGCAATTTTAAAGTTATTCAAATGATCAAAGATCCAGTTTGGCAAAATCCTTGGACAGGAGAACTTATTCCTGCTGGGCCAGACAATCCATTAGGGAGTAGGTGGATGGGGTTTTGGACGGATGGCAAGAATGTGATTGGTTTTCACGGTACTCCCAATCCAGAGTCGATCGGGGCGGCGGCTTCTCACGGCTGCGTCAGAATGTTTGATAAAGACGCACAGGCTTTATTTGAGAAAGTCGCAGTTGGCACACCGGTGATTGTCGAGCATTAATTATTAGCAAGTATAAAAACATCAATTCCCGGCGATTGAAATCGCGGCTACACATACAAAGTCCACTCCAAGCGGACTGAATAATTTATTAGTCCGCTTGGAGTGGACTTCGTTTGTATAGTAGCGGTTTCAACCGCCGAGCGATTTTGATATTAAATAGATTGCTGATATTTTTCCAGCAACTCCGGGATGTAATCGTAGCCATCAACACCGATCGCCGGAATGATATTCGCTCGACTTTTAGCCAAAGATTGTTTAAAAGATTCCGCCCCCATTTGACCCCGCAAAATTGTCAACAAACCAGCCGATTGACGCCACTCCATCGCACCAATTTGCTCCAAAGTATACATCCCCAAACTGCCCGCAAATATCGCTTTTTCTAGTGAGTTGATTCTGTAATAAGCTTGAGCCAAGTAAGCCAAATTCAGACCTTGCAAATATAAATCCCCTGAGAATTGGGCCGCTTGCCAACCTTTGAGCAAATATTCGATCGCAGCTTCAGCATTTTCCAGGGCGATTTTAGCAATACCGAGACTGCTGGAGCAAAAAGCTTGACTTTGGCGATCGCCCAATTTTTCCGATAGCAACAAACCTTGTTCCAAATAGCCGATCGCACTCTCGTAAACCTCCGGTTCCACCTCCTCCAACTGCCGCGCTTGAAACACTTCACTGTAACCCAAATTAGCTAGAGCATTTGCCTCGCCTTGTCGCTCTCCCGCTTGTCGTGCCATAATTAAAGCCCGCTGGCTGTAATTAATCGCTTCCTGATAATTTTTTTGAGCAACATAGTTGCGGCTGATGTGATTGAGATTGGCAACTTCGCAAGCTTTGTCTCCTTCGGTACGGGCAATTTCCAGCGCTTGCTTGTGCAGCAAGATCGATCGCTCGTAGGCCCCAGCCGCCTGCATCGAATAACCCAAAAGCGTCAGAATCCGAGCTTTCGCTTGAGTGCCTTCAACTCGCCGCAGCGGTTCATCTAAATAATCCAAAGTATGCCGCAGAGCTTTACCATCAAATGAAGCAAAAATTCCCCCGTAAAGCGGAAAATATTCTCGCTGAGAAAAAGCGCGCAAAATTTGCAAAGTTACTTGAAAACAAGCATTTGCCAACTGCTCGCCGCTCTTGGTAGAATTATTAAACCCACTAGCTAGCTGACTCCAAATTACCGCAAAAGTAATATAAGTGGAAATTGAAGCTTTTGTTGACACTTTGGAATCGTAAACTTGCTTGTCAAACCATGTCGCCAACGCCCGCTGCAAGCACTGCAAAATAATCGCCACTTCCACCACTATGCCTAAATCTAAATTCGATTGCTTGGCTGCGAATTGAACTACCGATTCACCGAGTGCAATAGTATTCAACAGAGCCTGGGGAAAGGGACTGTTAACTTT of Oscillatoria nigro-viridis PCC 7112 contains these proteins:
- a CDS encoding Uma2 family endonuclease, whose amino-acid sequence is MTSILIKDLATELELFTEDPVERFITSGVSWEQYEQLLTQLGDSPWYRVTYLDEVLEIMAPSRRHDRDKTNIGMLLEAYFQETRTRFWGLGSTTFRIQAKKGGTEPDECYCIGTEKEFPDLAIEVVLSSGGLDKLAVYKKLGIREVWFWKNRRFEVYHLRGEEYEKMQQSELLPNLDLSLIARYVQRPDPLEAVLEFRERVRENLGGS
- a CDS encoding DUF433 domain-containing protein; this translates as MDWRKLIHPNPKASTSQPAAPETRLSVEFLLGLFAAGWTQQQVLEKYPALTSEKLRAALAGADSQLVSSIANPELQEIIAQIKE
- a CDS encoding DUF4189 domain-containing protein yields the protein MLQKLFSKWVVVTALTLPLFGSVHVAKAQNTYGATAYSPTSDATGISWDHATEKEALNAAVAACNQQSGGANDCEPLTSNSNNCGAIAVGKGGAGAGWGDDKAAAEAQALAGCSELEGGSCKIQLSACNN
- a CDS encoding ThiF family adenylyltransferase; this translates as MSIFFHEQLYRSAAVMSQIENFPVTVCGAGALGANITESLARSGFCQLKVIDRDRIEERNLSTQPYYRSDIGAFKAKILANNLYRALGVSIEAHSKELTPANADRLLANSATVIDTFDNSVGRQAVKDYCASVSLPCVHVGLAADYSEIIWNQHYRVPSAANDDVCDYPLARNLVMLTVAVACEVIVTFAATKEQQNLTCTIGDFAVKPLIL
- a CDS encoding peptidoglycan-binding domain-containing protein, which gives rise to MSEQVCTGTISLECKPKPPPPPPPPPPPPKPPQSPFLILLAILVLLILTGIGGGAYTSSSSDAICAPHDDCNEPEFRPHKRILKHGSRGADVKKLQKLLNARGLSPHPIVIDGVFGPTTLTAVKKFQRQNHLHVDGVVGGKTWDRLFASS
- a CDS encoding peptidoglycan-binding domain-containing protein, with protein sequence MAGSQTFYYLLAILALLVLTGTSRANYAAGSAVCYTDDCHQPVVRHHKRILKCGSKGHDVKKLQKLLNARGLSRHPIVIDGVFGPTTEDAVKRFQRQADIPVDGVVGGKTWDRLFASL
- a CDS encoding DUF924 family protein; translation: MNEVLDFWFGRSQSPEFGKVHKKWFEKDADFDAEVRSRFMQQYELAASGQLDSWHDSPENCLALIILLDQFPRNMFRGTPQAFATDSKALATAEYAVNHNFDRELLTVQKLFIYLPFQHSENLEHQQKSVQLFRQLSGEPDSDSLIEYAMQHLEPTFRTLNWHTRSWGAPSESISRL
- a CDS encoding DUF924 family protein, whose protein sequence is MIIISDERLGRSTPTACVPVEGAECGLEIIQRFGRFPHRNEILGRETTPEEAEFLRQPGSGF
- a CDS encoding PQQ-dependent sugar dehydrogenase gives rise to the protein MYYLRFLLLILLLPVIACDRATDAIAPAVGDSGPLSQIPSRAPLTNVGTNQIVPTKPLSPQPIRIVATALPQPGASESASKPPQVVPIPASPVLRVPPGFVVNVFADNLDAPRWLALTPTGDVLVTETRQNRITLLRDANGDGVAEVRKTFASAQNGLNIPFGMAFSDRYFFLGNTAEVRRFPYTKGQEQLTGTGQKIADLPGGGYNQHWTRNVVVSPDNSKLFVSVGSQSNADVEPLPRASVQVMNLDGQNKQIFASGLRNPVGLDFHPKTNQLYTTVNERDGLGDDLVPDYLTRIRQGEFYGWPYVYFKPNLLDPRHARNGNSDRPDLAAKTLTPDVLFQGHSAALGLQFYDGKTFPKRFLNGAFVAFRGSWNRNAGTGYKIVFVPFNAANGRPQGYYEDFLTGFLTDPSGPKTWGRPVGLLVLPDGSLLFTEEANNRIYRVQYRG